The Cyclobacterium amurskyense genome contains the following window.
GAGAAATACCTGCTTTCTCCATCAATTTCTTTTGTAATAAAATAACGATTGGGTCATCGTCTACCAAAATTATTTCCACCTTCTACCTATTTACTTGTACAATTCAATTTTTACACCCAAAACCAGTCTTTAGCACATTACCTAAACCAGGTGCAAATCAAAATGATTATTTAATATACAGTTTTGTATATTTAAAATACATTTTTTCAAATGTAAATCAAGATTAATGAATTAAAAAAATTATACACTTATTTTTTTGCAAAATCGTACCTAATCCGCTTTTCGTAATAAAAAATATTTATTGCATTATAAAATTTAACCTTTGAATTATTAAAACTTACGTAAAAAGGTAAAAGGAAAAAAATTCAAATTTTGTGAATTTTATGAAAACTCAAATGATTATGATTATAAACCGTTTAGTTTAATAGGTGAAAATAGCACCAAATCATAATTGAATTGGTGCTATTAATATTACTATTTTCTAAATTGATCAAAGCATTTTTAAGCTAAACTCCATTTGATCAATCGTTTAAACATCATTATTAACATCAATTTAGGAATGGTTTTGATTAATATTCAAAAATTCCGCATTAATGGTCGAACATTTGTTCATAGTGTGGAATAGTGGCCAAAATCCCCCCACTTTTCTCATAAAAAGCTTTACCTGTAGGATACACCCCATTCTTGGTTTTTACCCACTCTTCATTGGCCATTGGGTGATAACTTACCATTTTATCCCAATTTTTGTAATATTGATGACCATTGGTTTCTTGTAATCCAAGTGGCATATCAGGAAACGAATGCAATCTTGCTGCCACATTTTTATTCCAATCTACTAAAATTGGATTTACTGTTAAGTCAGCACAGAAACATGGAACATTTTTCTCATAGGCTACCTGTGCAATTTTCATTGTCATGCTCATCGTCTTGGCAATGGCTTTAAGAGCAATTGCTGAATAGCCCTGTTCTATTCTTTCCAAAGCATCTTCTACTGTATGCGCACTTTCATCTGCAGCTATTCGCACACCTAAATCGCCGACAAAAACTTTGTTATTCTCACCAAAAGGCTCTTCAATAACAGCTATTTGATCAAAAGCACCTATTTTTTTGGCATGATCTAGAAAACGCTCTAAGGTCTCCTTTTTCTCATATCTCTCATTAACATCAAAATAATAAGGAATTTTACCATTTTTGGTATAAGGTGTTTCTCTATGCCCCAAAGTTTTATGCACCTCAGTAAGGAATTCGATGTCTTTGTCAAGCATTTCTTTTTGAGTCCCTGCCGCACCTGTTTTCAACTTCATAATAAAGTGTCCCATATCCGCAGCAGCTTTTATGTCTTTTATTGAAGCACCAACACTAAAGGAAGGAATACTTGCTACTTTATCATGTTTTTTCGAAAGTCCAGGTCTATAGGCCTCAGGGATCATCTCGTCAAAATTTTTCATTCCATTCTCTTCCCCATA
Protein-coding sequences here:
- a CDS encoding enolase C-terminal domain-like protein, which translates into the protein MKKNEDNGYSRREFLNRSGVALAAGGLGITPSLSFGNSRKTNKAMKKIKITHTDSNFEREPLFPYRFKGSAITQAWQAVALMQSESGRHKIGIGTQGTLWSDKAVFQSHSTTGGNALMYAMTERALQIIKGNSFTDPVSLLDDVLPEVYAYGVKITGNPDLKTTFALNSLVPVDNAIWLLYGEENGMKNFDEMIPEAYRPGLSKKHDKVASIPSFSVGASIKDIKAAADMGHFIMKLKTGAAGTQKEMLDKDIEFLTEVHKTLGHRETPYTKNGKIPYYFDVNERYEKKETLERFLDHAKKIGAFDQIAVIEEPFGENNKVFVGDLGVRIAADESAHTVEDALERIEQGYSAIALKAIAKTMSMTMKIAQVAYEKNVPCFCADLTVNPILVDWNKNVAARLHSFPDMPLGLQETNGHQYYKNWDKMVSYHPMANEEWVKTKNGVYPTGKAFYEKSGGILATIPHYEQMFDH